In Apis mellifera strain DH4 linkage group LG3, Amel_HAv3.1, whole genome shotgun sequence, one DNA window encodes the following:
- the LOC551168 gene encoding protein sidekick isoform X3: MEMLWRNVVADLSTFLSTRTRILFAAVYFIWIAGSACATETLQEPRFTTQPSSSGNILSENRTKFLQCQARGNPQPKYKWFKDGVPLSNELTSEIYYRIQSTRREDAGVYHCVATNDVGSIFSERITFAVAYMGLFEDLTERIVSVKSGSAAVLTLPPIESHPAPDVTWFTSDGSLLYGIKYASVHHTLLILNASESDQGLYRARAINTQLGKEENSPFFKLQITGDANAEIAPTIIVKPQDTQIIKDQDVTYIHCIANARSLHELRTLWTKDGIPIENSRISYSFNDSWNRTLALISANITYTGVYSCHVDLRSGEYPTMNASAKVVVYEKPMFITELKRETLSDYGSTVTLPCDVVGVPPPKITWFRNAESVDHLLGSRYAMEEDGSLTIKKLTMSDSGMFQCLASNEAGEASSYTWLKAKKGLESRLKNRVIRWAAGYNVVRVRQSDRRFKFSQYPDTSGPVMENGPQNQTILDGKDATLTCNAVAAPIPNTTWIYNDTMPVEIAGRVQVLDNGDLLIAAVKPNDAGKYTCIRANEAGSVNGSAYLSVLVRTQIIQPPVDTSVLLGYTAELQCKVSNDPSVLYDIAWFHNTQVINTQASQRVKMRNDGTLEIAAVRASDVGEYMCSVVSPGGNETRSARLSVIELPFAPINVMANRVERISPRTINVSWVPGFDGNSPTKKFIVQRREVSDLGPIPDSALNWIIECNNVSAQSRWVILNNLKAAAAYQFRVTAENSVGEGPPSDPSNVVVLPQEPPSGPPVGFVGSARSSSEIITQWQLPLEEYRNGHILGYVLRYRLYGYNDNPWTIQNITNEAQKNYLITDLITWKDYIVQIAAYNDKGVGIFTEGLKIKTKEGIPEAPPTNVKAKAMNSTAIKVWWKPPNPQKINGINQGYKLQAWIGNNFTEANEYKSMTVPPSLFDPLAEQSAIMTGLKKYTLYNITVLCFTDPGDGEKSSPVQIRTREDVPEEVENLQFENISDRSLTVKWNPPQEINGILIFYQLKYMIKDMPDSLRIENFTSHVLSAKIEHLQAMTHYRFEVVAWTSIGPGKPAVAVIQSGVEPVLPEPPTKLALSNIDAFSVVLQFTPGFDGNSSIIKWTVQAQTTRNTTWYNIYEVSDPDASTITVGSLIPFMQYKLRLIANNVVGASQPSEPTKEFQTIQAPPSHPPRNVTVRAMSATELRVRWIPLQQIEWYGNPRGYNVTYTEVRTKKSKSITIEDHTANSYILENMEEYALYEVVMQAFNDVGSSMVSPKAIERTRESVPSMGPINVEANSTSSTTILVKWGDVPIEHQNGQIEGFKVYYGSNARSAFQYKNIPSNTTFTTTLTELRKFVQYHIQVLAYTRLGDGTLSTPPVRVQTFEDAPGPPSNVSFPDVSFTTARIIWDTPEDPNGEILAYKVMFHLNNSQDHQFSKEFPASDRTFRATGLEPEKYYMFSVTAQTRLGWGKTAYALVFTTNNRERPQAPSMPQISRSQIQSRQITFTWTPGRDGFAPLRYYTVQQSENSGPFQIIPERVEPTLTSYTANNLKPFTFYQFRIQATNDIGPSTWSTESVQVQTLPAAPSRGVIGLKVVPITTSSIEVHWNAIDEIYWSGDHETGGYRVIYQPVSDFPTALQDTPKEEVLGIKATKIVLSDLTEDRYYEVIVLPFNSEGEGPPSPPVTVYVGEAVPTGEPQYLKAEPISSTEVHLRWKPPQANMQNGDLLGYKIFYLVTDSPQDLENKQEEEIEVVPASYLTHSLVFLDKYTEYRIQVLAFNPAGDGPRTPSITVRTKQDIPGPPYNLQFSEITMTSLRVSWEAPKLRNGEIVGYIVTYETAEQNDRFSKQVKQKVTETSLLIQPLEEEETYTFMVRAQTIDFGPPISGNVTTGPQEGSPMAPSNLAVTKTVSSVELQWTNGASGKGPILGYYVETRRKAMEEWQHYDSRWQTIVRSSNGPLTEFSVSYQNLLPSTSYLFRIISYNRYGISYPAYSTETILTPSKLYFEYAYLQHKPFYRQTWFMVTLAAASIIIIIMVIAVLCVKSKSYKYKQAQKTLEESMAMDTDDRQESDLELYRSRQGGGGTMNIANACGTLGKRNTLARKSMHPPPPTMLGKSPPRPSPASVAYHSDEESLKGYDENPDDSSVTEKPSEISSTDSQGSESENESVQSDPHSFVNHYANVNDSLRQSWKRQKPVRNYSSYTDSEPEGSAVVSLNGGQIIMNNMARSRAPLPGFSSFV, from the exons GGCCAGAGCCATTAACACACAATTGGGAAAAGAGGAGAATAgcccatttttcaaattgcaaaTCACGGGAGATGCCAACGCCGAAATAGCGCCAACTATCATAGTGAAACCGCAGGATactcaaattattaaagaccAAGatgttacatatatacattgcATCGCTAATGCCAG ATCTCTTCATGAGTTACGAACTTTGTGGACGAAAGATGGGATCCCCATTGAGAACTCGAGGATATCATATAGTTTTAACGATTCGTGGAATAGAACTTTGGCGTTGATATCAGCAAACATAACTTACACTGGTGTGTATTCGTGTCACGTGGATTTAAGAAGTGGCGAATATCCCACGATGAATGCGAGCGCGAAAGTTGTCGTATAcg aaaaaccaATGTTTATAACGGAATTGAAACGAGAAACTCTCAGCGATTATGGATCAACTGTAACGTTACCATGTGATGTTGTCGGAGTTCCTCCTCCTAAAATTACTTGGTTCAGAAATGCAGAATCTGTAGATCATCTCCTTGGATCCAG ATATGCAATGGAAGAAGATGGGTCtttgacaattaaaaaattaaccatGAGCGATTCAGGAATGTTCCAGTGCCTTGCTTCTAATGAAGCTGGTGAAGCATCTAGTTACACTTGGTTAAAAGCAAAAA AAGGATTAGAAAGCAGACTGAAAAACAGAGTTATCCGCTGGGCAGCTGGCTACAATGTAGTCAGAGTTCGCCAATCTGATCGCCGTTTTAAGTTCTCTCAATATCCAGACA CATCTGGACCAGTCATGGAAAATGGTCCGCAAAATCAAACTATATTAGATGGAAAAGATGCAACTTTAACATGTAATGCAGTAGCAGCTCCAATACCTAACACTACATGGATTTACAATg atACGATGCCCGTGGAAATCGCTGGAAGAGTACAAGTTTTAGATAATGGAGATCTTTTGATTGCTGCTGTAAAACCAAATGATGCCGGAAAATATACTTGTATTCGTGCGAACGAAGCTGGTTCTGTAAATGGTTCAGCATATCTTAGTGTTTTAg TTCGAACACAAATTATTCAACCACCTGTTGATACGTCCGTTCTTCTCGGTTATACTGCAGAATTGCAGTGTAAAGTGTCCAATGATCCAAgtgttttatatgatatagCATGGTTTCACAATACACA AGTAATAAATACACAAGCTAGTCAAAGAGTAAAGATGCGAAACGATGGTACATTGGAAATAGCAGCTGTACGTGCTTCTGACGTGGGTGAATACATGTGTTCTGTAGTTTCGCCAGGAGGAAATGAGACTCGATCCGCTCGTCTTAGTGTAATTGAATTACCATTTGCACCAATAAACGTAATGGCCAATCGAGTTGAGCGAATTTCTCCTCGCACTATAAATGTTAGTTGGGTTCCAGGATTTGACGGAAATAGTCCAACAAAAAAGTTTATTGTTCAAAGACGGGAAGTTTCTGATCTCGGACCCATACCTGATTCCGCATTAAATTGGATTATCGAATGTAATAATGTTTCAGCCCAAAGTCGTTGGGTaatattgaacaatttaaaagCTGCTGCAGCGTATCAGTTTCGAGTGACTGCAGAAAATAGCGTTGGTGAAGGACCTCCATCAGATCCTAGTAATGTAGTAGTCCTTCCTCAAGAACCTCCAAGTGGACCACCGGTAGGATTCGTTGGTTCTGCTCGATCATCTTCAGAAATAATTACCCAATGGCAACTTCCATTAGAAGAATATCGAAATGGCCATATCTTAGGATACGTTTTAAGATATAGATTATATGGTTACAACGACAATCCTTGGACTATCCAAAATATTACTAATGAAgcacaaaaaaattatcttattactGATCTAATTACATGGAAAGATTATATTGTCCAGATAGCAGCTTATAATGACAAAGGAGTTGGAATATTTACggaaggattaaaaattaaaactaaggAAGGAATACCAGAAGCTCCACCGACTAATGTAAAGGCAAAAGCTATGAATTCAACAGCAATAAAAGTCTGGTGGAAGCCCCCGAATCCGCAAAAAATTAACGGAATAAATCAAGGCTATAAATTACAAGCTTGGATTGGGAATAATTTTACCGAAGCGaatgaatataaatcgatGACTGTACCGCCCAGTTTATTTGATCCTCTTGCCGAACAAAGTGCTATTATGActggtttaaaaaaatatactttatacaatataactgTATTATGCTTCACCGATCCAGGTGATGGTGAAAAAAGTTCTCCCGTTCAAATCCGTACACGCGAAGATGTACCTGAAGAAgtagaaaatttacaattcgaGAATATAAGTGATCGTTCGCTTACCGTTAAGTGGAATCCTCCTCAAGAGATTAATGGAATACTTATAttctatcaattaaaatatatgattaaagatATGCCGGATTCTTTACGAATAGAAAACTTCACATCGCATGTTTTATCAGCTAAAATTGAACATTTACAAGCAATGACACATTATAGATTTGAAGTTGTTGCATGGACATCAATAGGACCTGGAAAACCAGCAGTAGCTGTCATTCAATCAGGTGTTGAACCTGTTCTTCCTGAACCTCCAACTAAATTGGCACTATCTAATATTGATGCATTTTCTGTCGTTCTTCAATTTACGCCAGGATTCGATGGTAATTCGTCTATAATAAAATGGACAGTACAAGCACAAACCACTCGAAATACGACATGGTACAATATATACGAAGTCTCAGATCCTGATGCTAGTACAATTACTGTAGGTAGCCTAATTCCATTTATGCAGTATAAATTGCGATTAATTGCTAACAATGTAGTTGGTGCTTCTCAACCTTCCGAACCaacgaaagaatttcaaacaattcaaGCACCACCATCGCATCCTCCTCGAAATGTTACAGTTCGTGCAATGAGTGCTACAGAATTGCGTGTTAGATGGATTCCATTACAGCAAATTGAATGGTATGGAAATCCAAGGGGATATAATGTTACTTATACTGAAGTTCGgacaaaaaaatcgaaaagcaTAACTATAGAAGATCATACAGCAAATTCCTATATCTTAGAAAATATGGAAGAATATGCTCTTTATGAAGTTGTAATGCAAGCATTTAATGATGTTGGATCATCAATGGTAAGTCCAAAAGCTATTGAAAGAACTCGTGAATCAGTTCCTTCAATGGGACCTATTAACGTGGAAGCTAATTCAACATCTTCCACTACTATATTAGTTAAATGGGGCGATGTTCCAATAGAACATCAAAATGGACAAATAGAAggatttaaagtttattatggATCAAATGCTAGATCAGCATtccaatataaaaacattcctAGTAATACAACATTTACAACAACTTTAACAGAACTTcgaaaatttgttcaatatcATATACAAGTTTTAGCTTATACAAGACTTGGTGATGGTACTTTAAGTACTCCGCCAGTTAGAGTACAAACATTTGAAGATGCTCCTGGACCTCCTTCAAATGTGTCATTTCCTGATGTAAGCTTTACTACTGCTCGCATTATTTGGGATACTCCAGAAGATCCAAACGGAGAAATTCTTGCTTATAAAGttatgtttcatttaaataatagtcaagatcatcaattttcaaaagagtTTCCTGCATCAGATAGAACTTTTAGAGCAACTGGGCTAGAaccagaaaaatattatatgttctCAGTAACAGCACAAACAAGATTAGGTTGGGGAAAAACAGCATATGCTCTTGTTTTCACTACAAATAATAGAGAACGCCCACAAGCGCCATCAATGCCACAAATTAGTCGATCACAAATACAAAGTAGACAGATAACATTTACTTGGACACCAGGTCGTGATGGATTTGCTCCATTAAGATATTATACAGTACAACAATCAGAAAATTCAGGaccatttcaaattattcctgAAAGAGTAGAACCAACTTTAACTTCGTATACagcaaataatttgaaacctttcactttttatcaatttcgaatACAAGCAACTAATGATATAGGTCCTTCAACTTGGAGTACAGAATCTGTTCAAGTTCAAACTCTACCAGCAg CACCTTCTCGAGGAGTTATTGGATTGAAAGTTGTTCCAATAACAACATCTAGCATAGAAGTTCATTGGAATGCgatagatgaaatatattggaGTGGAGATCACGAAACAGGTGGTTATCGCGTTATTTACCAACCAGTTTCTGACTTTCCAACAGCCCTTCAAGATACGCCTAAAGAAGAAGTTTTaggaataaaa gCTACAAAGATTGTTCTAAGTGATTTAACAGAAGATAGATATTACGAAGTAATAGTTTTACCATTCAATTCTGAAGGAGAAGGTCCACCAAGTCCTCCAGTGACTGTATATGTAGGAGAAGCAGTTCCCACAGGAGAGCCACAGTATTTAAAAGCAGAACCAATTTCTTCTACAGAAGTACATTTACGTTGGAAACCACCTCAAGCCAATATGCAAAATGGAGATTTATTAggatataaa attttttacttAGTTACTGATTCTCCACAAGATTTAGAGaataaacaagaagaagaaatagaagttGTACCAGCATCATATTTAACACATAGCTtagtatttttagataaatatacagaatatCGTATTCAAGTATTGGCTTTCAATCCTGCTGGTGATGGTCCTCGAACTCCATCTATTACTGTGAGAACTAAACag GATATACCTGGACCACcatacaatttacaattttcagaaattacaATGACTAGTCTTCGTGTTTCTTGGGAAGCACCAAAACTACGAAATGGTGAAATAGTTGGCTATATTGTTACATATGAAACAGCAGAACAAAATGATc gTTTTAGTAAACAAGTTAAACAAAAAGTAACGGAAACAAGTTTACTAATTCAAcctttagaagaagaagaaacatatACTTTTATGGTTCGGGCGCAAACCATTGATTTTGGTCCACCTATATCCGGAAATGTCACGACAGGTCCACAAGAAGGTTCACCTATGGCACCTAGCAATCTTGCTGTTACAAAAACAGTATCTAGTGTTGAATTACAATGGACTAATGGAGCTTCCGGAAAAGGACCTATATTAGGATATTATGTTGAAACACGACGAAaag cAATGGAAGAGTGGCAGCATT atgaCAGTCGTTGGCAGACAATAGTACGTAGTAGTAATGGACCATTGACAGAATTTTCTGTATCTTATCAAAATTTACTTCCATCCACATCATATTTATTCAggataatatcatataatcgtTATGGAATTAGTTATCCTGCATATTCTACAGAAAca attttaactccatcaaagttatattttgaatatgcaTATTTACAACATAAACCATTTTATAGACAAACTTGGTTTATGGTTACTTTAGCTGCTGcatcaattataatcattataatggTCATAGCAGTACTATGTGTAAAAAGTAAaagctataaatataaac AAGCACAAAAGACACTTGAAGAATCTATGGCTATGGATACAGATGATAGACAAGAATCTGATTTAGAGCTTTATAGATCAAGACAAGGAGGTGGTGGTACTATGAATATAGCAAATGCTTGCGGTACATTAGGTAAAAGAAACACTTTAGCAAGAAAATCTATGCATCCACCTCCTCCTACAATGTTAGGTAAATCACCACCTAGACCTTCACCAGCTTCAGTTGCTTATCACAGTGATGAAGAAAGTTTGAAAGGATACGATGAAAATCCTGATGATAGTAGTGTTACAGAAAAACCTTCTGAAATTAGTTCAACAGATTCTCAG gGATCTGAAAGTGAAAATGAAAGTGTACAATCGGATCCACATTCTTTCGTAAATCATTATGCTAATGTTAATGATTCATTAAGACAATCTTGGAAGCGTCAAAAACCAGTTAGAAATTATTCATCGTATACTGATTCTGAACCAGAAGGTAGTGCTGTTGTCAGTTTAAATGGAGGACAAATTATTATGAACAATATGGCAAGGTCAAGAGCACCATTGCCTGGTTTCTCATCATTCGTATAA